TTAGAAAGCTGGTAGAAAATCTCATTATTGACCCTCTGCTAGGGATAGTCATAGATCTGAATCACTGTTGAACTTGGTCTAGACTCGATCTAGACGACCCATTTTAGACCCAACGGACCTAGACCATATTTCTAAACTCGTTTAAGACTAAATATGTTTTAGACCCATCCCATTACACTGCCCAAAGTTATTTTAAAACTCACTATAaaagtattttatatttttttgacttaCTTTAGATTTATATACGACCTATAGAATATTGATTAGTATTGGACctatttaaacttttaatatgttaaaaaacaaattatgaaTACATAAATTAGGATCCATTATGGAACCATTTAGGATCCTAGACCCATATTTGGTACGTTCGGGTCTAAGTCTAAAAATTTCAGACCCTAAATGTCTTGGTCCTGATTTGGATCCAAAAAAATGTATTAGTTCGAGTTGGTTAGACCTAAGCCAAATCTAACCCGAAAATTGATCCGAAACCCGCCCGAAAAAATTGGGTTGAAACCCGGAAATTTTGACCCGAACCCGAAAAATGACCGAACCCGAAAAACCCGTTAAAAAACAGGTCGGTCAGGTCCGGGTCGGGTTGGACCCGATGGGTTGGTCATTGTTAAAAAATCCCACGTTGCAAGAAGTGATAGCACATAGCAGACAGCAGTTTTCAATTTCATCTTGACTTTTTGACAATGCTAAGTACAATGATAATATGCAAAAATTGCTTGCTAATAGTCTAAGTGTGTATAATCCATTGCTTGCTTATGGTGATTATTTTCATGTTCGTTGTGGTGCTCATATTTTGAACTTAATTGTTCAAGATGGTTTGAAGGTCATTGGAgatgaaataaaaacaataaagaccTTGGTTAAGTATATAAATGGTTCTGAAGTACGAAAAGCAAAGTTGAGGGAGTGTGCAATTGGTATTGGTGTTAGTATTTCTAAAAGGTTGTGGTTGGATTGTCCTATAAGATGGAATTCTACCTATAGGATGCTTGAAAGGGCATTGATTTATTGTCCTTGTTATGAAAACCTGAAAAGAACTGACAAAGACCTTCCTAATATTCCTACACATGATGATTGGTCAAAggttaaaaaaattgttgcacttttaaaaccttttgatgatataacaaaACAGTTTTCGGGGAGAAATTATCCAACTGCCAACTTGTACTTTAAAAGTGTGTGGAGAATCGAATGTTTGTTGATACAATATGCTGATAGTGAAGATGAGTTTTTAAAAGATATGGCaaagaatatgaaaaataaatttgataaatattgggAAAATTATAGTGTTGTTCTTTCTTTTGCTGCCATGATGGATCCTcgttataaatttcaattgatcaaatattgttttgaacACTTGGATCCTCAAAATGGGTCCTGGAAAGCCAACCAAGTCAAAGACAAACTCTATGATTTATTTGCGGAGTATGTAAGGAATGATACTCCCTATGACCATGAAGCTAGTAGTAATGTCGTGGATGATGATCTTCctgtaagtatttttttttgaagttttttataattgtattgttattattttaaccttctaATTACTAGTACTTTAATAGGGATTTTCATCTTTTGCTGGAGGGACTAGTGGAAATTTGTCACAATTAGATATTTATCTTGAGGAGTCTAGGCTTGATCATCATCTTGAACTAGATGTATTGCAATGGTGGAAAACAAATGAAACTCGACATGCACAGGTTGCGCGTATGGCAAGGGATTTATTAGCCATTCCAATTACTACTGTTGCATCCGAGTCAGCTTTTAGCTTAGGAGGTAGAGTGCTTACTAAGTATAGAGCTTCTCTTCAACCGGATACTGCTGAGGCTTTAATTACTAGTCGTAGTTGGCTATTTGGTTATAAAGTAAAAGAAGgtaaatttatcaattatttgaGTTTTGAATGCAAATAATATGATCTTCAACTCGTTAAAACTATAGtttattttgtgaatttgttttatgttgatAGATCcacttgaaaatggattagaggTTGATCTTCCACCAATGTGTAATGAAGAAGCTAACAAAGAtttagaagatgaagatgaagaagatgaagatgaaaaagaagatgaaggcgaagaagaaaatcaaaatgaagatgaagtgtTTGAACAATTTGCTATTTAACATGttcttatttatacttttaatatttaaattgttgTATGTTTGAATTGATTCATTTGGATATTTTTTTGTAGTATGAATATGATgcattttagacattttaatgattttttttatgttgaattagtcgattggatattctaatgttttatggtaacccgttggatcaatccgaacctacccgaaacccagagtgatccgacctgaaactgacctgatccgaaactgacctgacccgaaaatgacccgacagaaattgatccgacccaaacccgaccgaccgaccgttttcccaagTCTAACTGTTCACGTAGGATggtttgtaaaatttttatttttttacttttttttagcaAACTGCCATCTGAAATGACGGTTTGGTCTGAATTTTTTCAACAGCCTGCTTTATAAAAACAcgatttcaaaataaatgatgaaaaaaaaatatgaataccAAACCGTTTGCTTTGGTATGAATATCAAACCCTAAGCGctataatttatgttttttttgctttatttcaattttttgacaaaaaaacaaACTCCCATCTCAGAGATAGCGGTTTGGTAAAATTACCAACTCGCCATCTTAGATGGCAGTTTCCActagaatttttttaaagaaattgtTGTCTGACGTGGACGGTAGAGAGAGAATTAGTTTTTCCTGCAATATAGATTGAGAATTATATCATATTTTGGGAATGGACTTGTTATAGGCTTATAAATCGACTTTTATAGAATATATACTTCATTATATAATATGTGCACTTTCCaacaaataatcattaaaaaataaatacgaaTCGATTTAGATTTGATATGAAGTTCGCACACCCCTAACTTGTTTtggtcaatttttttaatattttatttttataaaataatatttgtgtCTTGAATAAGTCATATTTAATTAGTCTATCTTAAAATATTCAATCAAAATATATACATTTCAAGTAAAATTGAGTcttacttaaaataaaaaacttcatcaataaaaattaatacttaataaataattataaaataatgaaaataaagttagttcAATATTATTGGGATAATTGATTTCACTTTGATTCAAAACTTGTACTCCATTGGAAACAAATTATTAAGAAAcacaaagttattaaaaaaaagaagtcGAGAAAGGAAAAGtcaaagagaaagaaattaAGAATAGAGGAAATTAAGATTAGAAGAAAACAAATAGGGTCAAAGAATGTGATCTACAGATAGGAAATATTCAATGGACctaactaatttaattgtatattttattatccaaaaatattGAATGCCGCCAGTCTgccatactaaaaataaaacaagGACCCTCTATTTGAAAATTACTAACTTGATAGTCGACATAGTGGACTCACTCCAACATATGAGGTGCTTCACCTTTTAAGCAATTCTTCAATCAACTCTTTTTATCATCAtcctcattaaaaaaaaaatctttattaTCATCGCAATTAATGTACTCCatctataaaaaattataattatggaTTAGGAACAGAATCAACTATCTTTACGTAAATATAAAATACTAACCAATAcaagtttttaattttatattatttaaggaTAGGTCAAAAAATCTTATCCTTTTatgaaaaatagagaaaattaattttttatccgGATTATGAGCATTAAATCACTATTGTAAGAGTGAAAAAGAAAGTCTTAAACTAGGTAATCTATTATTCTTGACAAAATACTCTTGTTACAAAATACTCGTGTTAGTCTCCCTTGATTACCTCCtttatttttacataaaaaattttaaaaatattttgatcgGAGTTGACGTGTTTAACTTAGATTTTATCTTTAACTTTAGATAAGTGAAGTTTGAAAttcttttatataattaaatttttttaaaatcaatttcttttctatttttattctttattatacctatttattttaatattaattttattctatattttaaaataaattataatattgctaatttttcaaaataaagtcattcattattttttttttgcacggcCTAGTATGAATATTCAATTGAAATGAGTACTCATACGCCAATTTTCCAACATAAAAATCGAGAATATATTAATGTCGTTTTTATTAGTGCTTTGTATCGAAAAAGGCTGCTGTGATAACCCTTATGGGCACCTAGGTTGAAAATCCAAAATGAGTACTAACACCTAATTATCCTGGCACGCAAACTAAAAACGAATTAACGATGTTTTTACCGGTGTTAATAATTTACTCGATATGCTATTTTTACTTGTTGTAACGacatttaacaaaaataagataagaaaatttaaaattagttttaaaatattaaaataaatatatattaaattattaattttatatataaatttaaaataaataaggaataaatttttaaacaaaGATATTAAATTTCAAAGCTGTCAAATGTCACTTATGTAAAGTcaaacataaaattcaaatcaagCAAGTCATCTCTGCTCAAAGCCACTAAATTCTGGCAGCTAGACTACTACGCATacactttttgatttttattagctataactgataaaaaaaatttacagtTACAATTTCTAAAAGTCTCGGCttcaaaactatttttaataaatgatattttaaagtatataaagCTTCAAACATTAATGTGATTTTTGTCGTGCTTTTTTGAAATATAGGAGACTTATTAGAGGTGTGCAAACCGAATATTAGTCTGCATtcaaaaattaaagtttttagATAGTGAAAATAATGATTAAATTTCTATTAAGATAAATTGGATATTTGAAAGTCCAATTTACCCCAACTCAAAATTTGAATACCCAATtgttttaattttgtgtttttgtacacacaaatatttaaacttacttttatttatttattttttttggcaacacTACTATTcctttctttaacaaaaaatatattttttagtttggAAAATAAATCATTTTGAATATATGATTGGATGTTCGaaagtttaaattaattaattagtattggagaaatttaaattttcgcATGCTCAAAAGCCTACAAAGAATTtctatttaacaaaataaatgataaaaaatgaaaattaaaattaagtattCGATTTCACAAAACTCCAATCTAAATATCAAACTTAAAAATACGATTTTCGATCAATttattgagttttttttaaaaaaaaaaatcagataaatTATCTGATATTTAAAACtaaattgaataatttaaatCGAATTATTATACACATTCTAGACTtacatatttttcaaatatatacttattgatttttaatttaaattcttttcTCTTAAATAAACatactataaattattataaattatttttcttaaattgagAAATACAAGATGAATCCATAccctatatttaaaaaaaaaacgccCCATAAgtataaaatcttaattttattCGACATAATTTAAAGCTAACTGTACTTCAAATATCCCTCCTATGCCTACTCTATGTCACTACGCTGTCCATTCTAGTTGTGGTCAATTTCTCAAGTTATCTACCATCACAATCTTACCTCATCCTTTGCCAACAAAACGTGACATTTTAGTTtacttccattttttttttcccggaaatacacaataaaaaaaCACTCGGTCAGAAACGGCAAAATCCTTCCTACTATTAAAACTCACCCCAACTCTTCACTCTTCGTATTTCAGTTTCAACTTCTCTCTCCTCCCTCCCATTTTCTCTGTAAAAAGCTTCCAGATTGTTTACTGATCAGTGCTCTGAAGCTTCTTCATCAATGGAAGCCATATCTGTCTCTCCACAAATCTTTCTCCATTCACAAAACAATCGCCAGATTCCATCGTCCTTGTCGTTTCCGACTGTTAATTTTAATGCAAAACGTCGTTTTTGTCCTCGTGCCCATTGTGTTTCTACTCGTCGTCCATTTAAATGCTCCGCGGTTTTCACCTCTCCTTCAGTTGGTAATTATTTTGaagtttttgaaattttgattttttttttggtagatAGGTTGattaattgttattgttgtttgaattgaaaataatgcaGTGAAAAATTCGGAGGAATTTGTTGAAGCAGCGCACAAAGGAAATTTAATACCGTTGTACAAGTGTATTTTTTCTGATCATTTAACACCTGTACTTGCTTATCGGTGTTTAGTTTCGGAAGATGATCGTGAAGCGCCAAGTTTTTTGTTTGAAGCTGTTGAACCTGGAGTTGTCAACTCTCATGTTGTATGAATCATGCTCATTTTctagaatttttattttctatctgATTTTTGATTCTTGCTCATTCTAGAATTGATATTTTCTCTCTGATATTTGATTCTTGCTCACATTTAGAATTTGAATTTTAGTGATTACTGAAAGATGTCGTGTGCAGAAAGGATTTAAAAGAGAAATGAAGGAGTAGAatgttttttttcctattttttgcttTCCTTTTATTGTTTTTAGAATGTATTGGAAGTGTATTTTGGTGAATAGTTGTGAGAAAATTCTTGCATGTGGCTTTCTAGGAAATAAAAGAACAATTTTGTAGATGATAATTGGAAAATTAAGGAAATTGCAAAATTTTGATGTagggaaaaaaaaagtaactttTGGTCAAACTAAGTGAATGTAGTCGGTGAAATGAATTGTCTCAACATTTTCGGAAAAGGTGAATTTTTTATGAAGTGTTACTTTTAATTTGGTTATATGCTGAGTTTTGGAGGATGCAAAGAGAATAGATTAGTcctttttatttacttatttgtaATTTTGTGCTTTGGTGAGCAAATTAGTGAAGATTTGCATGTAACATGGTAAAAgtatttgcaaaataaattaagGGGAAAATAGATGAGTTGAATTGATAAAAAGAAGCTTGGAAAGTGCCGGGACAAAACATGTGTTTATATGTATTCAAAATTTGAATTTCTGCAATCTTACACTCTTTTGAGCAGATTCTAAAAATTCACATGTTACATTATActtatttctcaattttgcacAGTAGTTTATGGATTAGAATGACTTGAGTAGAAAAAAAGAGAATCAGGATGACTAGATTTATTAATTTCAGTATGCATGGTTTTATAGGGAAGATATAGTATTGTTGG
The sequence above is drawn from the Amaranthus tricolor cultivar Red isolate AtriRed21 chromosome 5, ASM2621246v1, whole genome shotgun sequence genome and encodes:
- the LOC130814268 gene encoding zinc finger BED domain-containing protein RICESLEEPER 2-like, with translation MQKLLANSLSVYNPLLAYGDYFHVRCGAHILNLIVQDGLKVIGDEIKTIKTLVKYINGSEVRKAKLRECAIGIGVSISKRLWLDCPIRWNSTYRMLERALIYCPCYENLKRTDKDLPNIPTHDDWSKVKKIVALLKPFDDITKQFSGRNYPTANLYFKSVWRIECLLIQYADSEDEFLKDMAKNMKNKFDKYWENYSVVLSFAAMMDPRYKFQLIKYCFEHLDPQNGSWKANQVKDKLYDLFAEYVRNDTPYDHEASSNVVDDDLPGFSSFAGGTSGNLSQLDIYLEESRLDHHLELDVLQWWKTNETRHAQVARMARDLLAIPITTVASESAFSLGGRVLTKYRASLQPDTAEALITSRSWLFGYKVKEDPLENGLEVDLPPMCNEEANKDLEDEDEEDEDEKEDEGEEENQNEDEVFEQFAI